Proteins encoded together in one Branchiostoma floridae strain S238N-H82 chromosome 18, Bfl_VNyyK, whole genome shotgun sequence window:
- the LOC118405414 gene encoding E3 ubiquitin-protein ligase Midline-1-like, whose product MGDLKEELTCPVCLELFTCPIQLPCHHNLCRRCAEDVLHPETDSSRDDGEVAALSAAGAPSPEDTPDTFPCPICHDEVSLDGRGLDGLKKDLLLQHIVDRYVAQKKKDEKIPCQLCKRPAKMAAKSCLECKVSYCEQCLAVTHPNHAPFTEHELVDPRTTFDEVSIASFLATPQERSL is encoded by the exons ATGGGAGACCTAAAGGAGGAACTGACGTGTCCGGTGTGTTTGGAGCTGTTCACCTGTCCGATACAACTGCCATGTCATCACAACCTGTGTCGCAG GTGTGCAGAAGATGTACTTCATCCTGAGACGGATTCTAGTCGGGACGATGGAGAAGTAGCGGCCCTCTCGGCAGCAGGTGCACCCAGCCCCGAGGACACCCCGGACACCTTCCCCTGCCCGATATGCCACGATGAAGTCAGCTTAGACGGACGCGGGTTGGACGGACTGAAGAAGGATTTGCTTCTTCAGCACATAGTGGACAG GTATGTggcacagaagaagaaagatgagaAGATTCCATGCCAGCTCTGCAAAAGGcctgccaagatggcggccaaaaGCTGCCTGGAGTGTAAGGTGTCTTACTGTGAACAGTGCCTGGCAGTCACGCACCCTAACCACGCGCCGTTTACGGAACACGAACTCGTCGATCCAAGGACAACTTTTGACGAGGTCAGTATCGcatcatttttggcgacgcctcaggagcGGAGCCTGTGA